The DNA sequence AACAAGCTCAAGTAGGTCTTTTTTCACATTATTTAATGGCTTATGCTGAAGCTTTCTTTAGAGATCTTGAAAGATTAAATGAATGCTATAAAAGGGTGAATTTAAATCCTTTAGGAGCATGCGCTATCGCTGGAACAAGATTTCCAATAAATAGGTTTAGAGTAGCTGAACTTTTAGGATTTGATGGAATAATAGAAAATTCTATAGATGCTTCAAGTTTTAGAGATTTTGAAGTTGAAACAATTGGGGTTTTATCTATCTTAATGTTAAATATAGCAAGAATATGCGAAGATTTAATTTTATGGTCTACAACAGAATTTAATTTTATTGAGTTAGCTGATGAGTACGCTTCATCATCAAGCATTATGCCTCAAAAAAAGAATCCATGCATTCTAGAGTTAATTAGAGGAAAAACAGGAGAAGTTTCCGGAGCTTTAACAAGTTTATTAACAATTCTTAAAGGGTTACCTTCAGGATACAATAGAGACCTACAAGAAACAAAAAAGTTTTTATGGAGAAGCTTTAAAACAGTAAATTCCTCAATAAAAATTTTAACTTCTGTAATAGAAACTTTAACGTTAAATAAAGCTAAAATAGAGAAAATAATTAATGAAGAATATTTAATGGCAACAGATTTAGCTGAAGAATTAACTTTAAAAAAAGGTTTATCATTTAGAGAAGCTCATAAACTCGTTGGAGAATTAATTAAAAAAATGATTTATGAAAATAAGAAGTTAAGGGATATTTCACCTTTTTTAATCGAAGAGTTATCGAAACAAGTTTTAGGTAAAGCAATTAGGTTAACTCAAGAAGAGTTAAATAATATTTTTAATTTTAAAAAAGCAATTTTAGAAAGGCGTTCAACAGGATCTTCCTCACCTAAAGAGGTTGAAAAAGAAATTTTAAATATGCAAAGAAAAATTAATGAATATAAAATTCAACTTACAACAAGAATTAATAAGGTTAATGAAGCTTTGGAGGAATTGCAGCGAATAGTAAATAGTTATATTGAAGAATAAACTTTAAGGTTGTTTAAAGTTTTCTTCAAGAATTTTCATATATAAACATTCATCTGGTGGAATAAAAACTGAGTTAAAATTTATTTTAGAGCTAAATTTTACAGGTACATCCCTAGCTAAAACTATTGGGGTTTTTTCTTTAGCTTCACCCATAAGAAGATGAGCTGCGCAAGCTAAGTCATCAATTAAATTTTGAAGCGTTATTTGAAGTGTATTCCCGAAAATATCTTTTTTAAATCTATAATCTTTAATTGGGTGAAAACCTGAAAAAGCTAAAGCTAAACCTATTGTGCCCCATCTTAAAGGAGTTGTTCTACTATCAACAATTACTATTCCAACATGTTTTTTTGTTCGTTTAAATATTTCTTTTCGAATTTTTTCAGCGGATTCCTGAGGGTTCCTAGGCCATAAAACTACTTCATCAGGTTTACAATTGGATTTATCTATTCCAGCATTCGCTATTAAAAAACCGTTTTTTAAAGTTAAAAGAGCTTTATGAACCTTTCCATAAATTTTTTCTGCATGAGTTAAAATTAATTCAACTTGTTTTTCATCCAAATTTATTTCCTTAGCTATTTCTTTAGCTTTTAAAGACGGTGTTACATTTTTTAATTTTACAATTCTTCCTTCAGCAACTGAAACTACTTTGCTAGCTATAAGAAGAATATCTTTATCTTTAAGTTTTAACTTGGTTTTCTCTAAAGATGAAAGAATTACACTTGTTAAATCATCGCCTGTTTTAATTAATTTTGTTCGAATAGGTATTAAAATCATTAATTTTCATCATTAAGAGTGTTTTCTTAAAGCTGCAAGTTTTGATGGTAAACTCCAAATTTCAATAAATCCTTCAGACCATTTTTGGTTAAAAGCGCTTTCAGCACTATATGTAGCTAAATTCATGTTATAAAGCGAGAAAGGTGAAGAACGCCCTACTACCTGAACTGAACCCTTATAAAGTTTTAACTTAACTATTCCTGATACTTTTTTTTGAGTTTCATTTATGAAAGCATCTAAAGCTTCTTTTAATGGATCAACCCAAAGCCCAGCATAAGCTAGAAAACTCCATTGAATATCAACAAACATTTTAAAAGATAATTCATGCTTTGTTAAAGTTAATTTTTCTAAATCTTTATGAGCTTCAATTAAAGCTGTAGCTGCTGGACATTCATAAAGCTCTCTACTTTTTATTCCAATAACTCTATCTTCAATATGATCTATTCTTCCAACGCTATGTAAACCACATATAAAATTTAGTTTCTCAATCAATTCTACAGGGTTAAACTTTTCATCATTAAATTTTATAGGGGTACCATTTTCAAATTCTATTGAAATAACTTCAGGTTTATTTGGAGCTTCTTCAAGAGGTTTAGTCCATTCAAAAGCGTTTTCAGGTGGTTCAATATATGGATCTTCTAAAACACCGCATTCAATTGATCTTCCCCAAAGATTTTCATCAATGCTATAAGGTTTATCAACATCTACTGGTATAGGAATACCTTTTTTCTTTGCATATTCTATTTCCTCAAGCCTTGAGATCCCCCAATCTCTTATAGGTGCAATAATTTTAATGTTTGGAGCTAAAGCTTTTATTGTAACTTCAAATCTTACTTGATCATTTCCTTTTCCAGTGCATCCATGAGCGATAGCATCAGCTCCCTCTTTTTCAGCTATTTCAACAAGTTTAG is a window from the Candidatus Bathyarchaeota archaeon genome containing:
- the argH gene encoding argininosuccinate lyase, with the translated sequence MSEGIYRARLSKSLTKEALLFISSLKEDEEILIEDIIGTEAHNIMLYEQGIINRDELKKILKALEEIKKEFINGKIQIQEGYEDIHEFLESKVIEKTNIEVGGKLHTARSRNDQVALDIRMKLRFLINEASSNLLNLIEALINLALKEFDTPIILYTHTQQAQVGLFSHYLMAYAEAFFRDLERLNECYKRVNLNPLGACAIAGTRFPINRFRVAELLGFDGIIENSIDASSFRDFEVETIGVLSILMLNIARICEDLILWSTTEFNFIELADEYASSSSIMPQKKNPCILELIRGKTGEVSGALTSLLTILKGLPSGYNRDLQETKKFLWRSFKTVNSSIKILTSVIETLTLNKAKIEKIINEEYLMATDLAEELTLKKGLSFREAHKLVGELIKKMIYENKKLRDISPFLIEELSKQVLGKAIRLTQEELNNIFNFKKAILERRSTGSSSPKEVEKEILNMQRKINEYKIQLTTRINKVNEALEELQRIVNSYIEE
- the cofE gene encoding coenzyme F420-0:L-glutamate ligase, with protein sequence MILIPIRTKLIKTGDDLTSVILSSLEKTKLKLKDKDILLIASKVVSVAEGRIVKLKNVTPSLKAKEIAKEINLDEKQVELILTHAEKIYGKVHKALLTLKNGFLIANAGIDKSNCKPDEVVLWPRNPQESAEKIRKEIFKRTKKHVGIVIVDSRTTPLRWGTIGLALAFSGFHPIKDYRFKKDIFGNTLQITLQNLIDDLACAAHLLMGEAKEKTPIVLARDVPVKFSSKINFNSVFIPPDECLYMKILEENFKQP
- a CDS encoding argininosuccinate synthase, which gives rise to MVKKIVLGYSGGLDTSVALKWLQEKYNADVITVTVDVGQGKDFLSIEEKAKKIGAYKHYYIDAKEAFVKDYVFPAIKANALYEGKYPLSTALSRPLIASKLVEIAEKEGADAIAHGCTGKGNDQVRFEVTIKALAPNIKIIAPIRDWGISRLEEIEYAKKKGIPIPVDVDKPYSIDENLWGRSIECGVLEDPYIEPPENAFEWTKPLEEAPNKPEVISIEFENGTPIKFNDEKFNPVELIEKLNFICGLHSVGRIDHIEDRVIGIKSRELYECPAATALIEAHKDLEKLTLTKHELSFKMFVDIQWSFLAYAGLWVDPLKEALDAFINETQKKVSGIVKLKLYKGSVQVVGRSSPFSLYNMNLATYSAESAFNQKWSEGFIEIWSLPSKLAALRKHS